A single window of Jatrophihabitans sp. DNA harbors:
- a CDS encoding DUF485 domain-containing protein, producing the protein MTTSRRSPDPTPPNSEVDHPVGSYLEVADSPEFEALRRTFRRFVFPMAALFLAWYLLFVLLSIYATDFMGIEVFGNIHLGLIIGLLQFVSTFAITTVYARWADRRFDPAAAELARRVHLTGDAR; encoded by the coding sequence ATGACAACGTCCAGGCGCAGCCCTGATCCCACACCCCCGAACAGCGAAGTCGACCATCCGGTCGGCAGTTACCTCGAGGTCGCCGACTCGCCCGAGTTCGAGGCGTTGCGCCGGACCTTCCGCCGCTTCGTCTTCCCGATGGCCGCGTTGTTCCTCGCGTGGTACCTGCTCTTCGTCCTGCTCTCGATCTACGCCACCGACTTCATGGGCATCGAGGTGTTCGGCAACATCCACCTCGGCTTGATCATCGGCCTGCTGCAGTTCGTGTCGACCTTCGCCATCACGACCGTGTACGCCCGGTGGGCCGACCGCCGGTTCGACCCGGCCGCCGCCGAGCTCGCCCGCCGCGTCCACCTGACCGGAGACGCCCGATGA